The segment ctgtcttggaactcactctgtagaccaggctggcctctaaatcagaaatctgcctgcctctgcctcccaagtgctgggattaaaggcatgtgccaccacacccaacccaagccttctttttttttttaactcttttccTTAACTGTAGATTGATTGAATaaattaatgtgtgtttttttttttaactacagaAATGCATCGTGATTCCTGTCCCTTGGATTGTAAGGTTTATGTAGGTAATCTTGGAAATAATGGAAACAAGACTGAATTAGAACGGGCTTTTGGCTATTATGGACCACTCAGAAGTGTGTGGGTTGCTCGAAACCCTCCTGGCTTTGCTTTCGTCGAATTTGAGGATCCCCGAGATGCTGCTGATGCTGTCCGGGAACTAGATGGAAGGTAATGACGGATAGATAACCGGGTTTAAATTTTTTAGGACATAGGCTTTTTGGTGTTTAATCTACAGTGGACCTGAAGTCCCAGCACATGGAGTTAGGGTGCCCAGCTTAAATAGCAAGTTAAAGGCAAGAATAATCTTGATAGGCCACAGTACCTTAAGTGAAAAGAGCCTGACAGTAGCTCTGAAGCTGTAGGATAGGCCATTTGTCCCTCCGAGTTAAAATAGTGAAAGTTTGCTGGGGTCTATCTCATCAACGACCCAAATGGGCCAGCTTAACTCATTGTTGTAGCTCTGGACAAATGAAGAGAGGACAAACAACCATACCTACCTGTTATTGGGTGGAATTTCTTGTGTCAGAAGGGGGAAAATATAAGGAAGCCAAAGTAATTAGCTTAAAATCCTTAAAGTGAAAAATTCAAGTCAGTAGAAATACGGGAAAAGCATTTGAATTATAGCTATAACAGTTAACATTGAGCTCAGTAATCAAGAGTGGTTCAGGGACTGGAAAGATGCCTCAGTCGTTAGAGCAGAGGACCTGgtcttagttcccagcacccaagtagtGGTTCataaccttttttgttttttgagacagggtttctctgtatagctccggctgtcctggagctttgtagaccaggctgaccttgaactcaaatctgcctgcctctgcctcctgagtgctgggattaaaggcttgcgccactaCTCCTGGCTCATGACCATTTATAACACCAGTTCCAAGGTGTCTGATGTCTTCTGATCTCCCCAGACACATGTAGTGCATGTCCTTTATATATGTGAGCAAAAAAACatttcaggcagaggcaggcgaatttctgagtttgaggacagccagggctacacagagaaaccctgtctcaaaaaaccaaaaaaaaaaatctatacataaAATAGCGTTTTGTTTCTTCTAAAGATATATCTATGCATATGTGTCtgcagacacactggaagaggccGACAACTCTCTGGCCCCATAATTGTTTTGTGTGTGGGggagtatttttttctgtttttgagatagggtcttaacTAAAACATTTTACAGCTAGctggtggcatacatctttataatctcaacacttgggaagcagaggcaggtggatgacctactttatagaatgagttgcaagacagagctacacagaacctatttggaaaaacaacaaaaatgtgtttatatgtgtgttttacctGTATGTCTGTACTGTGTGTATTCCTGCTAGTCACAGGCTAGAAGGTGTTTGATTCCTTGGAACTAGAAttagggtggttgtgagccactatgtgggtactgggttatttgtaagaacagccagtgctttttaaCTATTTAAGTAACCTAGAGCCAATAGCCTAGGACTgacttcctaatgctgggattaaaggtatatgatcagtgggctggagacatggctcagtggttaagagcaccaactgctcttccagagtcctgggttcaattctagcaaccacatggtggctcacaaccatctaatggaatctgatgccctcttctggtgtgactgaagggAGCAATATTGTTTGAATAAATCTTTCCTAAAAAGATATGTCAGTGTATCTAGCCAGACTGATTCATATGtagtgaatttattttaaaaatcccacTTGAGAAGTTTACAGAGCCATTAACCTATATAAAGAGTTTAGCAAATTTAACAACTTAGAGCAAGTGGGCCTGGGCAACTCTTGctgttttttttggttggttggttggtttttttttttttttttttttttttttttgagacagggtttctctgtgtagccctggctgtcctggaactcactctgtagaccaggctggcctcaaactcagaaatctgtctgcctctgcctcccaagtgctgggattaaaggcgagcgccaccattGCCTGACTGGGCAACTCTCGAGGCTGTCAAACTTAGACTCCATTTGACTTTGGGTGAAATAGGGAGAGATCAGTATAAGCTTAATGCCATTGACAATTTTGTGATCAGTGTCCCTTCTCTTTAGAACACTGTGTGGCTGCCGTGTAAGAGTGGAACTGTCGAATGGTGAAAAGAGAAGTCGGAATCGTGGGCCGCCTCCCTCTTGGGGTCGTCGTCCTCGAGATGATTACCGCAGGAGGAGTCCTCCACCTCGGCGCAGGTACTTGAGAGAGCACCTTTTAGAGAAAGGCATTGGTGTAATGGAGTAGCTAGTAGGAGCAGGTATTTCTTCCTAAGGTTGTTGGTGGGTTAACTTACTGTGGACATCGGAGTTCTCTACAAAACGTTTGCTGGGTATAGTTTGGGGTATGCGAGTTGTGCTGAGTGTTGGCTTTTGTCTGTAGGTGTATTATTCATGTTGGTAGTTAGTAACTTCTATCTTGGATCTGTCTTCTAGTTCATCTTCTAGTTGCATCTTTCCAAGTCTTCCCTTTTACTTCAATTTAGGCCTTTTTCCATTTCTTGACTCCATAATGATCAACATTACATTCAACTAGCTCTTCACAAATGTGTTTTCTACTAGCACAATTGTAATATTTATCAAAACAGGCAGCTGTTTTAATGTTACAACTGGTAAAGTAGAAGTCTTTCTGAAACAAACTTAAATCACTGACCAATAAAAGGGGGCTTAAAAGTATTCCCAATCATCCGTTCTTGAATCCCAAATAGGAGAGAATTCAGTTTTTTTATGATTGAAATGGCATCATTCTTGGACCAGGCAGTATTGCCTGGATACAAACTCCTCATCTCCTCAAATCAAGCCTCTAAAATAGTTTCTATAGGACTGAATTTACCTATTACAGGTGAGTGAAGTCCTAGGAGATAGGAGTTCAAAATCTTGCCccttttgctattttgaaaaacAACACACTGTTGCCCATCATAATAAAGAGTATTTGTTAGCTAATAGATGGTTGTACTGAtggcttgtttttcattttttttgtgctTTTTGGTCCatctattaataaaaatgaaccCCGTTACAGAGTCACCATCATGTCTCTTCTCACCACCCTCTGAATCTGCATTAGCCAGTCAACTAGCCCTTTCAGCGTCATGTGACCAGCGCGCCCCATTCAGCTTGGCTGGTGTCGTTTCACATGACCCAGGCTGGCCAGTCGTCAGGTTGCACCGCCCTTTGGTTCCCGAGCATGCTGTTTTCTCTCAGCCTTCTCTCCAACCTTAACCAAATCGGCAGCAGCCACCTCGACCGCCCACACATTCCTGGCCAATCAGCTCAGCTGTTTATTTACCAAATGTCTTCACAACAACTACAGCAGCAGCCTTCGGCTAACAAAAAAGCAGGAAAAATCCACAACACCCCCTTCGCCAACCAACTAAATCCAACGCAACATCTGGCAAAACCTTTTCAGCAAATTCTTCCTGGCCGTCAGTCCGGCAGCCTCACCTCACCATTTCTAGCTTGTTGAAACCCAAAACTAGTAAGTTTTTCCTGCTTATACAGTTTACTGCTGGTTAAAAATAAGGAGTAAGCGGCTTAAAGTAATTCTTTTTTCTGGATCAAAGGCTGGCTGTGCATAATTGAATGGTAACGTACAATATATTGCTTGAAACAACTTTTAAGGGTGATAGGGAACTCATAATGTGACTAGACCTTCAAGTGaacttatgtgcatgtgtgagatgccaaactaaaattttaatatcTCTAACAGATTTTAGCTTTTCTTCCTAGCAAAATTTTGTTGAATCCTATCACCTTTAAATGGTTTTACTAACagttttcaaatttaaaaaaaaaattgggggtgAAGTGTGGGCCAAGCTACGGTAATTTTGATAAGCCTAAAACACACTCTTAAATGTGACATCACAAATGCAGTTCTAATGTAGCACTAAATGGCATCAATGTTTACACCTACCGCGTTTTCACAAAGTTACACTATCCACCTGGTACTTAAGTCTTGTTAGAGACTTAAAGGTTTGCATGGGTTCCAAATACTGGTTTATGGTACTGTTTTTGGAACTACTTGTGGGACTACATTTTGGTGTGGTGTTTGGGGTAGTGGAGTTAGTTTGACATGAAGTTTTGCATTGGACAGATCTGCTGTGAAGCATTCTTTGTTAAAATGAATCCATGGTTGGAATACCTGCTTTTCACTTGAGCTTTTTGTTCCTTAATCcttctgtgcctttttttttcttttctttttttatttttggacgATGAGTGCCAGTTCTCCGGCACATTCACTGGGCCCAACAGTGAAATTGAAAAGTTGGGAAATGCCTCACGCCACATACAATAATTGACAATTAGCCTAATTTTACTGTTTCTGCTTCTAGATCCCCAAGAAGGAGAAGCTTTTCCCGAAGCCGGAGCAGGTAAATGTTTTGGTGCCCTGTTCTTAGAGATGGCAGCTTCTGACAACTTTAAGCTGTTTCCCGTGCTTGTTAATGAGATTTATAGATAACTCTCATTATAGTGACATGGGTAGCATACATAGTCACACAGTCAGCATTAAGTTAGCCTTTCTTCAaggtgagcttttttttttttttttaatttaaagatttatttgtatgactacactttagctgtcttcagacacaccagaagatggcatctgatctcactacagatggttgtgagccaccatgtggttgctgggagttgaactcaggacctttggaagagctgtcagtgctctttaactgctgagccatctctagccctcAAGGTGATTTTCTAATAAAGGAATGTGCTGTTTGTTTTAGGTCACTTTCTAGAGATAGGAGAAGAGAAAGGTCTCTGTCTCGTGAGAGAAATCACAAGCCGTCTCGATCCTTCTCTAGGTCTCGTAGGTAAGTAAGATGAATGACTAAACTATTATTGAAgatatataaaatcttttttgTGCTATGTACTaagataattttgtttttgttttttagccgatctaggtcaaatgaaaggAAATAGAAGACCAGTTTGCAAAAGTGGTGTACAGGAAATAACTTCATCTGACAGGAGTATGTACAGGAAATTAAAGTTTTGTTTGAGACTTCATAAGCTTGGTGCATTTTTAAGATGGTTTAgctgtttaaatttgttttgtctcTTGGAACAGTGACACACAAAACAATGTAATTCTCTATGGTTTTCAGATGGATCATAAGAGGCACGTGATATCAAGAATTGTTACTTTACAATGTTCCCTTAAGCaagatttaattttctttgaattttagtTTTTCATAGACTGAAATAAACCTTAGGTCCTGCCCAGTTTTAAGTGTGATGTACTAATGATATAAAGCAACTGGCGGAAATTGAAAGAAGCTATAGTCCTCTAGTAGCTGAGACACTGTGGCACTGTGGGTGGAATGATAAAGCGGTGTTTAAGAGCTGCTGTGAACACAAGCCAACAGATAAGGGTAGGAACCACACTGAAGATTTGCAAAGGGGTTCCTTCCTGGTTTCTCTATGGGGATGCAGAGCTATTGTAACGTCTTTATTTGGAAATGTAAAACTCAGATGCCAGTGTCCTTTCAGTTTAAGGGTACATTGTAGAGCTCAACTTTTCAGTTACTGTGCAAGATTGTTTTTCATGCTGTCATTTGTAATATGTTTGTGAGAATCTTTGGGATTAAAGTTTTGGTTACAAATTGTTGTTTAACTTGAAAGCCTGTTTTTCCTTGCACACTCAAAATCTGTGAGCTTGGTATCAAGTCCAGGTAAAACATTCCTATTGGAAGCCATACTTATATTTTCTTGTAAAGTGCTTTTGAATTAATAAAGTACTAGCATAATTGTGTAGTAGTCAGTCGAGCGAACCACTGTTGCCATTGTTCTTATCCCTGGGAAAGTAGTTGGTTACCCAGTTCATTCTTTGTAAGAAACACAACTGAGAAGCACTACATTagtgaaggaatttttttttcccctttgcttgTCACTTATGAGAGTTAGCCATTTTTTAGGTGTTGAAGCCAGTTCAGGATTATGGCTGTTAGTGACTAACATTTTAAAGTAAGCTCCAGTATGGTAGGTATATTGTAATTCCCTTAAGTTGCCCATAAAAAGTGGCTTTGATCTTCAGCATGAAaacattcaaaattttaaaatttattttataacttgAGGTGTTGCATGGGATTCCAAATTGATCCATCATGATGTAAAATCCCCAATATGGTTAATTGTAATGATGCACAGTTGAAATGGAGGCATGCATATCCTTTCTCTTAGAATCTGGAGGAGTTGTGGTTTCAGGTATTTGTGTGCAACTAGATTAAATCATAATGCAACAGTCTTGTGGCTTAAGTTTCCTtaaatgtgttcttttgagaTAAGATTCTACTGTACTGACTTGGTCTATGTAAGAGCCATTGCACTAAGTTAAATCTGTAAGCTTATAAATCTCCCCCATTGTTATCTTTAAACAATAAATTTCAGTAAAAAAGGAGAGAGTTGTGTCTAGAAGGTTCCAACATGAGCCTTTGAAAGAAGTAcccatcttctttgaaggtactTTTAAATTAGCTACCCTTGATCATTCTGAGTATAATACTAAAAGGATGATTCCAGGTGTTTGCTAGAGGTCATTATTAGTACTTAATGATGATTAAGAAAGGCACCTGAGAATATGGGTAACCTCAGATATTACATACACAATGTAGGTTCTCTTCATTTACCATCTAGGTGCCTAAGTGTCATGATGGCATCTCTACCCTGTATTGGACTGTAATAAACAGCCATAGTTGTCTTAGCCACTGGCTTAGTGCCTTGTCTTAACTGTGCTTTGCTTTTCTGAATCCAGATGAGATTTAGGTATCAATCTATTCCAGTGTATATTTTTGTACTACCAGACTCTtgtcttctggttttcttttagGGTAGGAACATAAAAGATTATTATTAAAAGACACTGACTTAAAGTTGGGTTGGAGTATATTTTTATCTAAACAGTCCAGTAATATTTGAGTTTTACATTCCTACCATAACTATGGGATCCTGAAGCATGCAGTGATAGTCTAGTGCAGTGTTGTACATGTGgtgtttctttctttgggttaCAAATGCCTAGTGTTTTATTTTCAGAGTAAAGTCAAGCTTTCCATAAAGCTATAGGTACTGGATTTTATGATTCAGGGGATATGAATCCTACCCCTGCCTACAGTGTGGGTCAGCCCAGCCTTCCTCATTTATTGTCCCGAGGGGGTTCTAAGAGTTAGACTTAGTTGTCAGAATGCTTTCCTAGGATACACATAGCCTGGCTCCATCTATCTGTACAAATGAGCTGTGCCTGCCACATGTGGGCAAACTCTGTTCTCAACAAGACTGCAGCTTAGTTTCCCGCACCCACAGCAGTTAATGTTTGTAAGTTgatttccagaggatctgatgcctttgtGCCTATACCAAGTGTGAACAAGGAGTTAGCACGAATGCTTGTTTAAAA is part of the Mus musculus strain C57BL/6J chromosome 17, GRCm38.p6 C57BL/6J genome and harbors:
- the Srsf3 gene encoding serine/arginine-rich splicing factor 3, translated to MHRDSCPLDCKVYVGNLGNNGNKTELERAFGYYGPLRSVWVARNPPGFAFVEFEDPRDAADAVRELDGRTLCGCRVRVELSNGEKRSRNRGPPPSWGRRPRDDYRRRSPPPRRRSPRRRSFSRSRSRSLSRDRRRERSLSRERNHKPSRSFSRSRSRSRSNERK